Genomic segment of Gopherus flavomarginatus isolate rGopFla2 chromosome 2, rGopFla2.mat.asm, whole genome shotgun sequence:
ctgcctctgtgcttgctgctgtcctgggcattggtaagaactccctcttgcagactccccctgtcctagctgctgaccttgtttccccagcagacagacccaagctaactccttggtctgtatctgtaatctgtttctcgCTTCGCaacgcctttgctgctaaaaataagcctgtgccgctgctaagctgtgccttcctggactgtatcctgggccgccagcttgcagccgccccactgctgcagccacccccccccggggggctgtaccctgggcacacaccactctgccctctggaactgctccccctcccgatcaaagaatcggcatagtgtaaggtgcacctattagaatcaggttcttagtctagataactTGCAATTTAAcctagctgtggttaagttaagtttaaagaattgtttgtattgtgctctgtaagttaggtttaaaaaagaattgttgcattgtgttctgttacttgctaatttgtgtagtcttggttaagttagatcataaataagattttgctgtgttctgtataattgtggttaaatTTGTCTTCCCGCTACCCTAACCCCCCTCCgccaagcttgcccgtgtctccccctgagctccccagtcactcgttgcagtctctcttcTGTTTAAACTTGCAACctatctgctctctgtgtctccctgagtttaaatctccctccacagcacctctgcctttggtctctgctccaccacagtgctcctcttcccccatcccccaacctcattcctgtaccactgcctttctctctctctctcttttaatcccttcccccacatgttcaccctgctcctactgctgccaaacctcaattgtattactgaagtctagcataaaaccccattggttaccctttttctctctgacacacctcacattttacatttacaccactgtgacacatttttacctagcgTTGTTGGTTATtgaacacattttacccataactgttagtaggttatatgctgctgtgacacaccctttacatagaaattgttagctacctgttacatttatacttcagtgttaattggttaccaaactgtattgtaccccactgtattgtaccccactgttgaaaccccctatactatttactaaaagaaacccctccccaattgtctaccttaacgaaccccatacccctcactattgaattttccctgtttttgcattttcttaataaagtttattttgcaccccaccagtgcagtagttgtcccacAAGatcctctatctgctggcaggGTCAACAGCAAAGGGGAAGAAACAGTGATAGCACTGGGAGGGAATGCACTCCCTGTGGCTCCCATTGGAACAGTCCCCTTAGCCCTTTCCCAATGGCTGGAGAGGCTTTTCTAGGGGAAGCACCTGCCAGGCAATCTGTTTGGCTGATATTAACTGTCCATttgggaagaggagcagagatGGGCTGGAGCGGCTGTGGTGGTTGTTGCTGGAGTCTgaccttggtacatttaagacaaaatgaaacaaactggcccaggatGGGTGagagaattttgtgtgtgtgactgaCTCTCGCTGGTAGGTCACTGCTGGAAATCCCAGACCCAGCTCATGCTCTGAGCAGCCACAGCCAGGCCTGGCAGACGTGTGCCAGCATGGGGCTATTTAAGGCCCTGCTTTAGCTGTCTCACTGCTCACagtttcccagccctgctgcaaggGCTCTTGGCAGCTGAGCTGGACACTTATTAGATAGAGACAGAGAGCGAGAGACAGGACACTACAGAACTACATCCCCAGCAGCCTCCCAAAACCAAGTCCCCAGCTACCCACTTCCAGTAAGACCTGGCACCCATTCCATGACAACCACATTCTAGCCcctcagccagggccggctctagccatttcgccgccccaagcatggcggcatgccgcggggggagcTCTGCCTGCGGAGGCTCCACCAGAACCACGGGACCGGCGGACTCACCTCaaggacgcctgcgggaggtccaccagagctgcctgctgccctcccggcaactggcagagcgccccccgtggcatgccgccctaagcatgcgcttggcgcgctggggcctggagctggccctgccctcagcccccccagtccctccccccgcacacctccttcccacccccaatgcCCATCTACCACCTTCCTGCCAACCTGGAACCTATCCTCTAGCTACCTCCTTCCAACTTCTTGGCTCCCCGGCACCTGTCCCCCAGCTATTCCCTGGCACGCTGCAGTGGACCCttggcagagcccccagccaggAAGGGAGCCCGTTGTAACCCGCTCTCACACACTATATGGGCCCCTGCTTGGAGATTTTATTACAAGTGAAAAAGAGCCACAGGTGGGAATTTATTGATGAATAAATCTCTATTTCTGTAATAATGCAGTGGCTGCGGAGCACAGAAACTGCTCCAGATGGATGTGCTCCCCACAGCAATGAGACTTGCCTTTATCAGGGTCGGGGTGTggtagctggggggtggggattggCTTCCATTGCTGAATCAGTGCCTCGGGGAGAACTGGTGCCTGGAGGGGATCAACACGTGGGCGGGGGGAAGTGGCACCAATTGGGGAATCAGCAGCCAGGGTGGATCTGTACCCAGCGGGATTGGTGTCTGCTGGGAAATCAGTGCCCAGGGATAACTGGCACCTGTGTGGGATTTGGCAGGAACTGGAGCTCAGTGCTTTGGAACATATCTTGCCATGGCTGTTATTTTGACAGCCCCTTTCAATGTATTCCTGTCCTGCTGGAGGCATGCTGTAGGGCCTTGGATACTGATCATCCTATAGACAGGCCCCACAGGGGGATGGCCTCCACTCCCCCAAAGGAGGTTGTCTAGGACCCCACAGCCTGCTCCTCACCATGCCAGTTCTCCACTCTCCAGGGGCAGTCGACGTAGTGCAGGGCCCCACTGACAGGGCTACGCTGGGCAGGATCCAGGACCAACAGGCTCCGCAGCATGCGAGTGGCCTCAGCCGTCAGGCGCCTCCAATGGCGTGGTAGGTCCTCATCCAGGCCTGACTCCTGCCACAGCATGAAGTCCTCAAAGAAGGGGTCAGCTGGCAGGCTTTGCTCCCAGGGGAAGTAGCCGGTCAGCAGGCAGAAGAGCATCACACCAAAGGCCCAGGCATCCAGGCTGGCATCAATGGGCAGGCCCTGGGCACTGGTGGCGTTGCTTAGCTCTGGAGCGGTGTAGGGGATCACCCCAGCCACCAGCTTGAGCCGGGTGCCCTTGGGCCGAGTGAGCCCAAAGTCGGTCAGCTTGATGCGCCGGCACTCAGGGTCGAAGAGCAGCACATTCTCGGGCTTGACGTCTCGATACACCAGCCCTCGGCTGTGGATGAACTCCAGGGCACTCACCAGCTGCTTGGCGCACTGCTTGGCAGCTGGCTCCGGGATCCCATCCTGGGCAATGACAGAGAGGAGATGTTGCAACCCACAGCACCAGGGCAGCCCCACCAGCCAAACGTGCACTAGCCAGCTTTGCATTCAGGAGAGACTCTAGCACTTCGAATGTTGGAGATGGAGGTTCTCTGAGTACAGTCATTCCCCACAACCTGGGGCTGGAGAGGAGATGGTGCACCTAATGGGGCAATGCCCATTCCCTGCCCCgggcccattccctgcccccctcagccagccagtcccacaagctggggctggatcagagctggaGCCCCCTAATGGGGAAAGCATCATCCTGACACCCCCTAAGCCAGCTAGTCTCCCACAGATTGGCCAGATGGGTGCTAGTGCCTCCTACAGGAGAAGGCCCCATATCTCATTCCCTTTCCTGGCACATACCCGTGGTTTGATGATGGAGATGAGGTCTCTGTGCAGCGCTGGCTCGTAGAGAAAGCCGTAGTGCTGGCTGGACTCAATGGCAATGCCAAACATACCGATAATGGCAGGGTGGGTGGCGAGGGATAGCGCCACGCAGTACTCATACAGGAAGGTGTGCAGCTTGGTGTGAGCTTTGGGCAGCAGCTTGAGAGCCATGGGGGTCCCTGAGGATGCGGGAGAGAGGTTAGACTCCCCTTGAAAAGCTGCTCACACCATGGCCAGACAGGCAGGGCATTGGGCAACTATGGGGCATGGAaccgtggaactcactgccacaggggaTCTCCAGCCAGATCCTGCGGGCAGGTGTTCAGTGTAGGAGCTAGTTAAGAGGAATGGCCATTCTGAGAATGAGCCCAGCCAGCTGCACCCTGGGTGGGTAGAGTCtgacctggggcagcagggggtgggtgATACCAGACTAGATGGACCCATTTGGTCTGATCTGGAGCAGTGAGAGGGAGAGATTCCAGGTTAGATgggaccattggcctgacccaggGCAGTAGGAGAGGAGCTGAGGGTCGGAGAgagcagaggtggggtggggtgtaggTCCAAGGTGAGGGCAGCTCCTTACCTCTCTGCCTGTGTGTCACCAGCACCACATGGCCATACttgcccctgcccagctcccggATGACCTGGTAGTGCTCAGCCACCTCGGTGCGCACCAGGCTCTGGGCCGTGATTTCCAGCATTTCGTCCGACACCGCcaatgctgctgctcctgggcacTGGGCCATTACTGAGTCCTGCAGAGACACCACAGGCTGAGCCGCGGCAGCTCTCACTGGACAGAGAGAGCCAGACCTGGCACCTTATACACCACTCCATCCCTAGATGC
This window contains:
- the LOC127043577 gene encoding serine/threonine-protein kinase SBK2-like, which produces MSDSPSSCAAQTELSPAAETGEAGQPAAVNTVLLEKDSVMAQCPGAAALAVSDEMLEITAQSLVRTEVAEHYQVIRELGRGKYGHVVLVTHRQRGTPMALKLLPKAHTKLHTFLYEYCVALSLATHPAIIGMFGIAIESSQHYGFLYEPALHRDLISIIKPRDGIPEPAAKQCAKQLVSALEFIHSRGLVYRDVKPENVLLFDPECRRIKLTDFGLTRPKGTRLKLVAGVIPYTAPELSNATSAQGLPIDASLDAWAFGVMLFCLLTGYFPWEQSLPADPFFEDFMLWQESGLDEDLPRHWRRLTAEATRMLRSLLVLDPAQRSPVSGALHYVDCPWRVENWHGEEQAVGS